One window from the genome of Actinomycetota bacterium encodes:
- a CDS encoding aminotransferase class V-fold PLP-dependent enzyme: protein MADAHFPVLDRIAYLNAGAVGPLSSHTHEAMAEAERRSLEDGRGGHGTWQARIDARQSLRERLATLIGVPPTKLAITASTTEGCSIVLGGFGLGPGDEVITSDAEHPALTWTLPATGAVIKEAEVLGRTDAEVIDAVAALVTDRTRLIALSHVLWLNGQVLPIAGIKARTGLPMLVDGAQSVGAIDVDATQADYYTVSGQKWLCGPELTGALYVADPRSLRPRRVVQGEQSHVDPDEAASLELLFHPASLIAGLLAALEDRPADAAERGAAMTAYCRDALLAAGVEVLTAPGQSRLVAFRVPGDSNEAVERCQERGVTLRAVPNGSLRASCGWWNRESDIDRLAEVVRGL, encoded by the coding sequence GTGGCTGACGCGCACTTCCCGGTCCTGGACCGCATCGCCTACCTCAACGCCGGGGCCGTCGGCCCCCTGTCCTCGCACACCCACGAAGCCATGGCGGAGGCCGAACGCCGCTCCCTGGAGGACGGCCGGGGCGGCCACGGCACCTGGCAGGCCCGCATCGACGCCCGCCAGAGCCTGCGGGAGCGCCTCGCCACGCTGATCGGCGTCCCGCCCACGAAGCTGGCGATCACCGCCTCGACCACCGAGGGCTGCTCGATCGTGCTGGGCGGCTTCGGCCTCGGCCCCGGCGACGAGGTCATCACCTCCGACGCCGAGCACCCCGCCCTGACCTGGACCCTCCCGGCGACGGGAGCGGTCATCAAGGAGGCCGAGGTCCTGGGCAGGACCGACGCCGAGGTCATCGACGCCGTGGCCGCCCTGGTGACCGACCGCACCCGCCTCATCGCCCTCTCCCACGTGCTGTGGCTGAACGGCCAGGTGCTGCCGATCGCCGGCATCAAGGCCCGCACCGGCCTCCCGATGCTGGTGGACGGCGCCCAGTCGGTGGGGGCCATCGACGTGGATGCCACCCAAGCCGACTACTACACGGTGTCGGGGCAGAAATGGCTCTGCGGGCCGGAGCTCACCGGGGCGCTGTACGTCGCCGATCCCCGCAGCCTGCGGCCGAGGCGCGTGGTGCAGGGCGAGCAGTCCCATGTGGATCCCGACGAGGCCGCCAGCCTGGAGTTGCTGTTCCACCCGGCATCCCTGATCGCCGGCCTGCTGGCGGCGCTGGAGGACCGCCCGGCGGACGCCGCCGAACGGGGGGCCGCCATGACCGCCTACTGCCGGGATGCGTTGCTGGCGGCGGGGGTGGAGGTGCTGACCGCGCCCGGCCAGTCCCGCCTGGTGGCGTTCCGGGTGCCGGGGGACTCCAACGAGGCGGTCGAGCGCTGCCAGGAGCGGGGCGTGACCCTGCGGGCGGTGCCGAACGGCTCGCTGCGGGCATCCTGCGGGTGGTGGAACCGGGAGTCGGACATCGACCGCCTGGCGGAGGTCGTGCGCGGGCTGTAG
- a CDS encoding antibiotic biosynthesis monooxygenase, which produces MYGTIMRARVKADAREAFERTMAEWEERRGSPDGYHSSEIAWEEADPNRVVLVVHFRDKESYVANAQSPDQDAEYQEMVKLLEGPPEWIDVNYGSYSGKPLP; this is translated from the coding sequence ATGTACGGGACCATCATGCGCGCGCGGGTGAAGGCCGATGCCCGGGAGGCCTTCGAGCGGACCATGGCGGAGTGGGAGGAGCGGCGCGGGTCGCCGGACGGGTACCACTCGAGCGAGATCGCCTGGGAAGAGGCTGATCCCAACCGGGTGGTGCTCGTTGTGCACTTCCGGGACAAGGAGAGCTACGTGGCCAACGCCCAGTCCCCCGACCAGGATGCCGAGTACCAGGAGATGGTGAAGCTCTTGGAGGGTCCGCCCGAGTGGATCGACGTCAACTACGGCTCGTACTCGGGGAAGCCCCTTCCGTGA